One Tenebrio molitor chromosome 2, icTenMoli1.1, whole genome shotgun sequence genomic region harbors:
- the LOC138124109 gene encoding zinc transporter foi-like, producing MAAHVISVCVFCLICATHSPCGSHAAVAHEDPQVHNLHHSANAALVKGATREKFKEKGPWDNSVLSISDDDSKVHAINKRHSDNSIDNVNNKDLYLKKLFVKYGDGKTLTMDGFQNLLDHLFEIQSGQANHADESDGGHTNDTCLINNALMALSNSSSSSSNSSDALNYTAVDNLCPALLYSVVSGSCARHKHADTEDDDSRLSATTWVYSMIAVVVISTCGVLSLLIIPVMQKKFYKPLLQFLVALAVGTLAGDALLHLLPHAMSSGHHHDHGHEESHENMWKGFVAMLGLILFFVMERFIPLVHRWRKGKPTKIRLF from the exons ATGGCAGCTCATGTTATAAGCGTGTGCGTATTTTGCCTGATCTGTGCAACGCATTCTCCTTGCGGTTCCCACGCAGCCGTGGCCCACGAGGACCCCCAGGTGCACAACTTGCACCACTCGGCCAATGCGGCTCTGGTGAAGGGTGCAACCCGAGAAAAATTCAAAGAGAAAGGGCCGTGGGACAACAGTGTGTTAAGTATTAGTGATGATGACAGTAAGGTGCACGCCATCAATAAACGACACAGTGATAACAGTATTGACAACGTGAACAATAAAGATTTGTACCTCAAGAAACTGTTTGTGAAGTATGGTGACGGAAAGACGCTCACGATGGACGGTTTCCAGAACTTACTGGATCACCTCTTCGAGATCCAGTCGGGACAAGCGAACCACGCGGATGAGTCCGACGGTGGCCACACGAACGACACG TGTCTTATTAATAACGCATTAATGGCACTATCAAactcatcatcatcatcatcaaacTCCAGTGACGCTTTAAATTACACAGCCGTGGACAATCTTTGTCCCGCTCTACTCTACAGCGTCGTTTCAGGAAGTTGCGCCCGCCATAAGCACGCAGACACAGAAGACGACGACTCCAGGTTGAGCGCCACCACGTGGGTGTACTCGATGATCGCCGTCGTGGTGATCAGCACCTGCGGCGTCCTGTCGCTGCTGATAATCCCCGTGATGCAGAAGAAGTTCTACAAACCTCTGCTTCAGTTTTTGGTGGCGCTGGCGGTGGGTACGCTTGCGGGAGACGCGCTGCTGCATCTGCTGCCCCACGCCATGAGCAGCGGCCACCACCACGACCACGGCCACGAAGAGAGTCACGAGAACATGTGGAAAGGCTTCGTCGCCATGCTCGGTTTGATCCTGTTCTTCGTGATGGAGAGGTTCATACCGCTGGTGCACAGGTGGAGGAAAGGCAAGCCGACCAAG ATACGACTTTTTTAG
- the zetaCOP gene encoding coatomer subunit zeta-1 isoform X2 → MEGSLLEPTLYMVKGIAILDNDGNRILAKYYDKNVFPTAKEQRAFEKNLFNKTHRANAEIIMLDGLTCVYRSNVDLFFYVMGSSHENELILMSVLNCLYDSVSQILRKNVEKRAVLDSLDIVMLAMDEICDGGIIIDADSNSVVSRVALRNDDIPLGEQTVAQVTNAVHSIFW, encoded by the exons ATGGAGGGATCTCTGCTG GAACCCACTTTGTACATGGTAAAAGGTATCGCCATCCTCGACAACGACGGCAACAGaattttggcgaaatattacGACAAGAATGTATTCCCTACAGCAAAGGAACAGAGAGCTTTCGAGAAGAATCTGTTCAACAAGACCCACCGCGCCAATGCCGAAATAATCATGTTGGACGGATTGACGTGCGTGTACCGCAGTAATgtcgatttatttttctatgtaATGGGCAGCTCACATGAAAATGAA CTGATCCTGATGAGTGTGTTAAACTGTCTGTACGATTCCGTCAGTCAAATTTTGCGCAAGAATGTCGAAAAGCGAGCAGTCTTAGATTCGCTAGATATCGTCATGCTAGCGATGGACGAAATTTGTGACGGAGG GATTATAATTGATGCTGATTCAAATTCAGTGGTGTCCAGAGTGGCACTCAGAAACGACGACATTCCGCTAGGGGAGCAGACTGTAGCCCAGGTAACTAACGCAGTTCATTCGATATTTTG gtAA
- the zetaCOP gene encoding coatomer subunit zeta-1 isoform X1 — MEGSLLEPTLYMVKGIAILDNDGNRILAKYYDKNVFPTAKEQRAFEKNLFNKTHRANAEIIMLDGLTCVYRSNVDLFFYVMGSSHENELILMSVLNCLYDSVSQILRKNVEKRAVLDSLDIVMLAMDEICDGGIIIDADSNSVVSRVALRNDDIPLGEQTVAQVIQSAKEQLKWSLLK, encoded by the exons ATGGAGGGATCTCTGCTG GAACCCACTTTGTACATGGTAAAAGGTATCGCCATCCTCGACAACGACGGCAACAGaattttggcgaaatattacGACAAGAATGTATTCCCTACAGCAAAGGAACAGAGAGCTTTCGAGAAGAATCTGTTCAACAAGACCCACCGCGCCAATGCCGAAATAATCATGTTGGACGGATTGACGTGCGTGTACCGCAGTAATgtcgatttatttttctatgtaATGGGCAGCTCACATGAAAATGAA CTGATCCTGATGAGTGTGTTAAACTGTCTGTACGATTCCGTCAGTCAAATTTTGCGCAAGAATGTCGAAAAGCGAGCAGTCTTAGATTCGCTAGATATCGTCATGCTAGCGATGGACGAAATTTGTGACGGAGG GATTATAATTGATGCTGATTCAAATTCAGTGGTGTCCAGAGTGGCACTCAGAAACGACGACATTCCGCTAGGGGAGCAGACTGTAGCCCAG gtAATACAGTCTGCTAAAGAACAACTCAAGTGGTCtttacttaaataa
- the zetaCOP gene encoding coatomer subunit zeta-1 isoform X3, with product MEGSLLEPTLYMVKGIAILDNDGNRILAKYYDKNVFPTAKEQRAFEKNLFNKTHRANAEIIMLDGLTCVYRSNVDLFFYVMGSSHENELILMSVLNCLYDSVSQILRKNVEKRAVLDSLDIVMLAMDEICDGGIIIDADSNSVVSRVALRNDDIPLGEQTVAQANFGLTFCDQ from the exons ATGGAGGGATCTCTGCTG GAACCCACTTTGTACATGGTAAAAGGTATCGCCATCCTCGACAACGACGGCAACAGaattttggcgaaatattacGACAAGAATGTATTCCCTACAGCAAAGGAACAGAGAGCTTTCGAGAAGAATCTGTTCAACAAGACCCACCGCGCCAATGCCGAAATAATCATGTTGGACGGATTGACGTGCGTGTACCGCAGTAATgtcgatttatttttctatgtaATGGGCAGCTCACATGAAAATGAA CTGATCCTGATGAGTGTGTTAAACTGTCTGTACGATTCCGTCAGTCAAATTTTGCGCAAGAATGTCGAAAAGCGAGCAGTCTTAGATTCGCTAGATATCGTCATGCTAGCGATGGACGAAATTTGTGACGGAGG GATTATAATTGATGCTGATTCAAATTCAGTGGTGTCCAGAGTGGCACTCAGAAACGACGACATTCCGCTAGGGGAGCAGACTGTAGCCCAG
- the Galphaf gene encoding guanine nucleotide-binding protein G(f) subunit alpha: MFGCGSKPVIDEEEYEHDQRFSKATKLLLLGTGESGKTTIIKQMKILHISGFSNEEKKQKIPYIKQNIHESIHDIVGNMDKLDPPVQLENPDNQASAEFILNLGSKEPSDYTEEYFEHVKKLWSDDGVQKAFQRSNEYQLIDSAQHFLDRVDDIKRPDYIPTTLDILFCRIRTTSISEIEFSVPVPKRYGGGSVNFLMYDVGGQRGERRKWIQVFDKGINAILFIIAASDFDQNLREDESKNRLQEALKVFQDISGSRFLRDAGMIVFLNKQDLFQRKIEQGRKLEKYFPEYSNFQDTSKSEFDRAKAFLTKKITELSRIEVTITNYNPITRAAIEERLPPRDVYIHHTIATDTQNVKKVFDSVHEMIVRERVKNIASY; encoded by the exons TGCGGCTCCAAACCCGTTATAGATGAAGAAGAGTATGAACACGACCAACGCTTCAGCAAAGCGACCAAACTGTTGCTGTTGGGAACCGGAGAATCTGGAAAAACGACGATTATCAAACAGATGAAAATACTGCACATCAGTGGATTCTCCAACGA agagaaaaaacaaaaaataccctacattaaacaaaatattcacGAATCTATACACGACATCGTGGGCAACATGGACAAACTCGACCCTCCTGTACAGCTGGAAAATCCAGACAATCAGGCCAGCGCTGAATTTATCTTAAATCTAGGATCAAAGGAACCTTCGGATTACACCGAG gAGTACTTTGAACATGTGAAGAAATTGTGGAGTGATGACGGCGTGCAGAAGGCATTTCAGCGATCAAACGAGTACCAGTTGATTGACAGCGCTCAACA CTTTTTAGACCGCGTCGACGATATCAAACGGCCAGATTACATCCCCACAACCCTAGACATCTTGTTCTGCAGAATTCGCACCACTTCCATTTCAGAAATTGAATTCAGCGTGCCGGTACCGAAGAGGTACGGGGGCGGCAGCGTCAACTTCTTGATGTATGACGTGGGCGGCCAACGAGGGGAGCGCAGGAAGTGGATACAAGTGTTCGACAAAGGGATAAACGCCATCCTGTTTATAATAGCCGCCAGCGATTTCGACCAAAATCTGCGAGAAGACGAGTCAAAAAATCGCCTGCAAGAGGCGCTGAAAGTCTTTCAGGACATCTCCGGCAGCAGATTTCTACGAGACGCCGGCATGATTGTCTTCTTGAACAAGCAAGACTTGTTCCAGCGGAAAATCGAACAAGGCAGGAAGCTGGAGAAATATTTTCCAGAATACAGCAACTTCCAGGACACGTCCAAATCGGAATTCGACAGGGCGAAGGCTTTTCTGACGAAAAAAATCACA GAACTGTCGAGGATAGAAGTGACAATTACGAATTACAATCCTATCACGAGGGCCGCGATAGAAGAGAGACTGCCGCCTCGAGATGTTTACATACATCACACTATCGCTACAGACACACAAAATGTGAAGAAAGTGTTTGACAGCGTCCACGAGATGATCGTCAGAGAGAGAGTCAAGAACATTGCTAGCTACTAg